A region of Homo sapiens chromosome X, GRCh38.p14 Primary Assembly DNA encodes the following proteins:
- the MMGT1 gene encoding ER membrane protein complex subunit 5, whose product MAPSLWKGLVGIGLFALAHAAFSAAQHRSYMRLTEKEDESLPIDIVLQTLLAFAVTCYGIVHIAGEFKDMDATSELKNKTFDTLRNHPSFYVFNHRGRVLFRPSDTANSSNQDALSSNTSLKLRKLESLRR is encoded by the exons ATGGCGCCGTCGCTGTGGAAGGGGCTGGTGGGCATCGGTCTCTTTGCCCTAGCCCACGCCGCCTTTTCCGCTGCGCAGC ATCGTTCTTATATGCgattaacagaaaaagaagatgaaTCACTGCCAATAGAT ATAGTTCTTCAGACACTTCTGGCCTTTGCAGTTACCTGTTACGGTATAGTTCATATTGCAGGAGAGTTTAAAGACATGGATGCCACTTCAGAACTGAAAAATAA gaCATTTGATACGTTAAGGAATCACCCATCCTTTTATGTATTTAATCATCGTGGTCGAGTACTTTTCCGGCCTTCGGATACAGCAAATTCTTCAAACCAAGATGCATTGTCCTCTAACACATCATTGAAGTTACGAAAACTCGAATCACTGCGTCGTTAa